The Heterodontus francisci isolate sHetFra1 unplaced genomic scaffold, sHetFra1.hap1 HAP1_SCAFFOLD_124, whole genome shotgun sequence genome window below encodes:
- the LOC137359209 gene encoding deleted in malignant brain tumors 1 protein-like: MECISHESFLWQCQNEPWGKHNCEHREDAGVVCSEAKVTKEQHHRSKDCIREYDCKRGLSPDSGHWLRLFGGNTNCSGRVEILCNNSWGTVCDDSWDMADANVVCRQLDCGHALLAPGGATFSQGDGVIWLDEVKCTGKLKG, encoded by the exons atggaatgtatttcacacgaatcgttcctttggcaatgtcaaaacgaaccgtggggtaaacacaactgtgaacacagggaggatgctggtgttgtttgttcag aagcaaaagtaactaaggagcagcaccacagatcaaaggactgcattcgagaatatgattgcaaacgtgggctttcaccag attctggacattggttgcgcctgtttggaggtaacaccaactgctccgggagagttgagatattgtgcaataacagctggggcacggtgtgtgatgactcctgggatatggccgatgccaatgttgtctgcagacagctggattgtggtcacgctcttttggccccaggaggagctactttttcccagggtgacggtgttatctggctggatgaggtgaaatgcactggaa AGTTGAAGGGTTAG